Proteins co-encoded in one Paraburkholderia edwinii genomic window:
- a CDS encoding CBS domain-containing protein, which translates to MTTVAEVMTRDAATIGPTQSLREAARMMDELNVGALPVCDGTSLLGMLTDRDIVVRAVSAGVPPDERIEGVVSGPPTWCYETDDVEDVKRKMEGSQIRRVPVVDEEKRLVGILSIGDLATSSDGGMSSTLTAVSTPSAPER; encoded by the coding sequence ATGACAACAGTTGCAGAAGTGATGACACGCGACGCGGCGACCATCGGTCCGACGCAAAGCCTGCGTGAAGCGGCAAGGATGATGGATGAGCTGAACGTTGGGGCGCTGCCCGTTTGCGACGGTACGAGCCTTCTTGGCATGCTGACCGACCGCGACATTGTGGTACGCGCGGTATCCGCAGGCGTACCACCGGACGAAAGAATCGAAGGCGTTGTCAGCGGGCCGCCAACCTGGTGCTACGAGACAGACGATGTTGAGGATGTGAAACGAAAAATGGAAGGCTCGCAAATCCGCCGCGTGCCCGTGGTCGACGAGGAGAAACGTCTGGTCGGCATACTTTCGATCGGCGACCTCGCCACCAGTTCGGATGGTGGAATGTCGTCGACATTAACTGCTGTCTCGACACCGTCCGCACCGGAGAGATGA
- a CDS encoding DUF4396 domain-containing protein, whose product MTYGTFPNWLHTLSITWIVIGAICAVVISVDEIRYPQKMGIMNLVWPLAALFGTAVWLAAYYAWGRNVPDAGKESSAQPFAVMVIKGTSHCGAGCTLGDIIVEWSAFAFPALAVWFGWHTLFSEKTFAVWIPDFIVAFLIGIVFQYFTINPMRELSVGAGVLAAAKADIASITAWQVGMYGLMAIIQFLWFKPVYGGIAKVVSAEFWFAMQIAMLAGFMTSYPVNWWLIRIGVKEKM is encoded by the coding sequence ATGACCTACGGCACCTTCCCAAACTGGCTGCACACGCTCTCAATCACGTGGATCGTCATAGGGGCAATCTGCGCGGTCGTCATTTCCGTTGACGAGATTCGATACCCACAAAAAATGGGGATCATGAACCTCGTCTGGCCGCTAGCGGCGTTGTTTGGTACCGCTGTGTGGCTGGCTGCCTACTACGCTTGGGGACGCAACGTCCCGGACGCGGGAAAGGAATCCAGTGCGCAGCCGTTCGCAGTGATGGTGATAAAAGGAACGAGTCACTGCGGCGCCGGCTGCACGCTCGGCGACATAATTGTTGAATGGTCGGCTTTTGCCTTTCCCGCCTTAGCTGTATGGTTTGGGTGGCATACGCTATTCAGCGAAAAAACTTTCGCTGTCTGGATTCCCGACTTCATCGTCGCCTTTTTGATCGGCATAGTGTTTCAGTACTTCACGATCAACCCAATGCGTGAGCTGTCCGTAGGTGCAGGGGTGCTCGCCGCTGCCAAAGCTGACATAGCCTCAATCACGGCCTGGCAGGTTGGCATGTATGGACTCATGGCGATCATCCAATTCTTGTGGTTCAAGCCGGTGTATGGGGGAATTGCGAAGGTCGTGAGCGCTGAATTCTGGTTCGCTATGCAGATTGCGATGCTCGCGGGATTTATGACCAGCTATCCCGTCAATTGGTGGCTAATCCGTATCGGCGTGAAGGAAAAGATGTAG
- a CDS encoding four-helix bundle copper-binding protein — MAQQEHQSCIEACDACAAACDHCATACLSEPNVAAMVECIKSDMDCADICRLASAVMARDSSRAQEICSLCASICDACAAECEKHQHEHCKQCAEACRKCADECRGMSR, encoded by the coding sequence ATGGCGCAACAGGAACATCAATCTTGCATAGAGGCTTGCGACGCATGCGCTGCGGCTTGCGACCATTGCGCAACGGCATGTCTTTCTGAACCGAACGTAGCCGCCATGGTGGAGTGCATCAAGTCGGATATGGACTGCGCGGACATTTGCCGTCTCGCGTCTGCTGTCATGGCTCGTGACAGCAGTCGTGCACAGGAGATTTGCTCATTGTGCGCGTCGATCTGCGATGCCTGCGCCGCTGAATGCGAAAAGCACCAGCACGAACATTGCAAACAATGCGCGGAAGCTTGCCGGAAATGCGCCGATGAATGTCGGGGCATGAGCCGATAA
- a CDS encoding formate/nitrite transporter family protein, whose protein sequence is MADQPGPNDGQAAGQASPHLDEKERDQASAHSSPHALVIHEIIREEGETALGRKPLALLWSALAAGLSMGFSFLTQAVLERKAPSGTDSVSLIAAAGYCVGFIIVVLGRQQLFTESTLTVLLPVLTRRDLHTAAAALRLWLIVLAANLAGTWLFAGMLATPTSFAGKLAPVLDQLAQASYESSFATTTLKAVLAGWLIALMVWLLPRARSAAVLIVAILTYVVAICDLSHVIAGSVEAAYAVLRGNAVVYDYLLRFLAPTLLGNVVGGIALVGLLNHASIAPEMTGRT, encoded by the coding sequence ATGGCAGATCAACCGGGTCCGAACGATGGACAGGCGGCGGGACAAGCCTCTCCGCACCTCGACGAGAAGGAACGCGATCAGGCGTCCGCGCACAGTTCTCCACATGCGCTCGTGATTCACGAAATCATTCGCGAGGAAGGCGAGACGGCTCTCGGGCGCAAGCCACTCGCGCTGCTGTGGTCCGCGCTGGCAGCTGGGCTGTCTATGGGCTTTTCGTTCCTGACTCAGGCCGTTCTCGAACGCAAGGCGCCGTCCGGAACCGATAGTGTCTCGCTTATCGCCGCCGCCGGCTACTGCGTCGGCTTTATCATCGTCGTGCTGGGGCGCCAGCAGCTTTTTACTGAGAGCACGCTGACTGTCCTGCTGCCGGTGCTCACGCGGCGAGACCTGCACACGGCTGCCGCCGCGCTTCGGCTATGGCTCATTGTGCTAGCCGCCAATCTGGCCGGCACGTGGTTATTCGCTGGAATGCTCGCCACGCCGACATCGTTTGCCGGTAAGCTTGCGCCCGTTTTAGACCAGTTGGCGCAAGCGTCATACGAGTCGTCGTTCGCAACAACGACGCTTAAGGCGGTCCTCGCGGGCTGGCTGATTGCCTTGATGGTGTGGCTGCTGCCGAGGGCGAGGTCTGCCGCGGTACTGATTGTCGCCATTCTGACGTACGTCGTCGCGATCTGCGATCTGTCGCACGTCATCGCGGGCTCGGTGGAAGCCGCGTATGCGGTGCTGCGCGGCAATGCGGTCGTGTACGACTATCTGCTGCGTTTTCTCGCGCCCACGCTGCTCGGCAACGTAGTAGGCGGCATTGCGCTCGTCGGCCTGCTGAACCACGCGTCGATTGCGCCGGAGATGACCGGCCGCACATGA
- a CDS encoding histidine kinase dimerization/phosphoacceptor domain -containing protein: MGTAQAATLAASLSRIVADPNDMVSLSDVLRQRQLIARMIEASQGEAPLQQVLNGAVHTAAQGCPAPMAKILEIDRTDDTLVLKSQCGMPAGAIGRTAGKAVEGNPAGEALKNAEPVIDIDVRRRPPESLPDILKDNNVVTSVSLPLINHDGPYGILEVDFPEPTQIGAFHISFLAVVAGVLADNIEKIHARAALIVERDAKAVLLREQQHRIRNNFQLIIAMVQRSVLQTTDDGCRKNLRDIERRVFAMASLYDHLLGLSVQAERADLGRYLSAMAASFDDFYALRTSGIALKIELQFGIDVDLDTCTTVGTIVNELVANSVEHAFGGSEGQITVSMTREADDLCAVTISDNGHGLPAAALESTGLRTVRLMLNGIGGRLDVQTAPERGVKWSILFSDTPPRKRGAAKP, encoded by the coding sequence ATGGGAACCGCGCAAGCAGCAACGTTGGCTGCGTCATTGAGCCGTATCGTCGCCGACCCCAACGACATGGTGTCGTTGAGCGACGTATTGCGGCAGCGGCAATTGATCGCAAGGATGATCGAGGCCTCGCAGGGAGAGGCGCCACTGCAACAGGTGCTAAACGGCGCAGTGCATACCGCCGCGCAAGGATGTCCCGCGCCCATGGCTAAAATTCTGGAGATCGACCGTACAGACGACACGCTGGTGCTGAAGAGCCAGTGTGGAATGCCCGCTGGCGCAATCGGCCGGACTGCAGGGAAAGCGGTGGAAGGTAATCCAGCCGGCGAGGCGCTAAAGAATGCCGAGCCGGTGATCGACATTGATGTGCGCCGGCGCCCGCCCGAGTCGCTGCCTGACATCCTGAAGGACAACAACGTCGTCACGTCGGTGAGTCTTCCGTTGATCAACCATGACGGACCTTATGGCATCCTCGAAGTGGACTTTCCCGAGCCGACGCAGATCGGCGCCTTTCACATCTCGTTCCTTGCAGTCGTCGCAGGCGTACTGGCGGACAACATCGAAAAGATCCATGCACGCGCCGCGCTTATCGTCGAACGCGACGCGAAAGCAGTGCTACTGCGCGAGCAGCAACATCGAATCCGCAACAACTTCCAGCTGATCATTGCGATGGTTCAACGCAGCGTGCTTCAGACGACCGACGACGGCTGCCGTAAAAATCTGCGCGACATCGAGCGCCGCGTGTTTGCGATGGCATCGCTATACGACCACCTGCTTGGGTTGAGCGTCCAGGCAGAACGTGCCGATCTCGGGCGTTATCTGAGCGCAATGGCGGCGAGCTTCGACGACTTCTATGCATTGAGGACCAGCGGCATCGCGTTGAAGATCGAACTTCAGTTCGGCATCGACGTCGACCTCGATACGTGTACGACCGTCGGAACGATCGTGAATGAACTCGTCGCCAATTCCGTCGAGCACGCATTCGGCGGTAGCGAGGGGCAGATTACGGTTTCGATGACGCGCGAGGCAGACGACCTGTGCGCCGTAACAATTTCGGACAATGGGCACGGCTTGCCGGCTGCTGCGCTGGAGAGCACGGGGCTGCGTACCGTACGTCTGATGCTGAACGGTATCGGCGGCCGACTCGATGTGCAGACCGCACCTGAGCGCGGAGTGAAGTGGTCGATTTTGTTCAGCGACACGCCGCCGCGGAAACGAGGCGCTGCAAAGCCGTAG
- a CDS encoding GNAT family N-acetyltransferase: protein MMHPSITIVVVREDPRIQDAQILLDESSAAFAIFSGDSGQSRFRTEDLCSARGEYLIARTAQGEPLGCGAFRRFDYGVAEVTRIYSRQSRIGVGQAILQKLELGAVTAGYHTLITEAPSSNKRAVRFYEHNGFTPAAPFGVCAQSPGVCYFSKALCSITA, encoded by the coding sequence ATGATGCATCCGTCAATAACTATCGTCGTCGTTCGAGAAGACCCTCGAATACAGGACGCACAAATTCTGCTCGACGAATCCAGTGCTGCTTTTGCGATATTTTCAGGCGACAGCGGACAATCGCGCTTTCGCACCGAAGACTTATGCTCGGCCAGAGGAGAGTATCTGATAGCGAGAACCGCGCAGGGTGAGCCTCTCGGCTGCGGCGCATTTCGGAGGTTCGACTATGGCGTTGCTGAGGTCACGCGGATTTATAGCAGGCAAAGCCGAATCGGGGTTGGGCAGGCGATTCTGCAAAAGCTGGAGCTCGGCGCGGTTACTGCTGGTTATCACACACTGATCACTGAAGCGCCGTCATCCAACAAGCGAGCCGTTCGGTTCTATGAACACAATGGATTTACCCCAGCCGCGCCATTCGGTGTATGCGCGCAATCCCCAGGCGTTTGTTACTTCTCGAAAGCGCTGTGCTCCATCACTGCTTAG
- a CDS encoding cupin domain-containing protein, protein MSNSNTPGDGAQQPDIEASSRHTAVIAGERSAPETSSGPHAAGDVRTRKAFNDAPALTSSGQPGGGWSGQHPHAFHLSTWAPDVFDGGTLQGATGDNWKILSGQQASVYLARLEPGGVREPHWHPSAWELNFVITGSARWSFVGPEATHDTFDVTQGDLVFAPQGHFHYFENASDTEDLVVLIIFNTSASEPADDVGIVASLSSIPLDVLGAVFGVSPETFAQIPRKLDRVTITRKPGAKDTCRPDPTTASGRSHDSNTKCR, encoded by the coding sequence ATGTCCAACTCCAACACGCCGGGTGACGGCGCGCAACAACCGGACATCGAAGCTTCGTCCCGACACACCGCCGTTATCGCGGGCGAACGAAGCGCCCCCGAAACGTCATCCGGCCCGCATGCAGCGGGCGACGTTCGAACACGTAAGGCTTTCAACGACGCACCTGCGTTGACCTCCTCCGGACAGCCAGGCGGCGGCTGGAGCGGTCAGCACCCTCACGCATTCCATCTCTCCACATGGGCGCCAGACGTCTTCGACGGCGGTACTCTACAGGGTGCGACCGGGGACAACTGGAAGATCCTTTCGGGCCAGCAGGCTTCGGTGTATCTGGCACGGCTTGAACCCGGCGGCGTGCGGGAGCCTCATTGGCACCCGAGCGCGTGGGAACTGAATTTCGTCATTACGGGGTCAGCTCGCTGGAGCTTCGTGGGACCCGAAGCCACTCACGACACGTTCGACGTGACGCAAGGCGATCTCGTCTTCGCGCCGCAAGGGCACTTTCACTATTTCGAAAACGCTAGCGACACTGAGGACCTCGTTGTCCTCATTATCTTCAATACGAGTGCGAGCGAGCCGGCTGACGACGTGGGCATCGTGGCCTCGCTGAGTTCTATTCCCCTCGATGTGCTCGGAGCGGTTTTCGGTGTTTCGCCGGAAACCTTCGCGCAGATTCCGCGTAAGCTCGACCGGGTCACCATTACGCGTAAGCCCGGCGCGAAAGACACATGCAGGCCCGATCCGACTACCGCTAGCGGTAGATCTCACGACAGCAACACCAAGTGTCGTTAA
- a CDS encoding CsbD family protein encodes MMASDKTQGIKEELKGYVNKGVGSITGNDDQKLKGEAQITEGDNRKDLGDQRENAEKGKPDPGNPTNL; translated from the coding sequence ATGATGGCCAGCGATAAGACACAGGGAATCAAAGAGGAACTGAAGGGATACGTCAATAAAGGAGTAGGTTCGATCACCGGCAATGACGACCAGAAACTGAAGGGCGAAGCGCAAATCACCGAAGGCGATAACCGCAAGGACTTAGGCGATCAGCGCGAGAACGCGGAAAAGGGAAAGCCAGACCCCGGCAATCCGACGAATCTTTGA
- a CDS encoding chemotaxis protein CheB, which yields MNAYRDLIVIGASLGGLKALSRLASLLDRGFPGTILVVLHTGPGSPGMLDRIIQRNTTLPVTYARNGDRIHAGQMYIAPPDRHLIVVPGEILRLDAGPKLHRVRPAADRLFESAAECYGPRVAGVVLTGCGSDGTLGLRKIRLAGGIGIVQHPAQAEAPGMPMSALDGDDPKFSLSLEELGPLLKQLAEHGKHIWN from the coding sequence ATGAACGCATATCGCGATCTGATCGTAATCGGCGCGTCCCTTGGCGGCCTGAAGGCACTTTCACGCCTCGCCTCCTTACTTGACCGCGGGTTCCCCGGCACGATATTGGTGGTCCTTCACACAGGGCCTGGAAGCCCTGGAATGCTGGATCGCATCATACAAAGGAACACGACGCTTCCGGTCACGTATGCTCGAAATGGCGATCGCATACACGCAGGCCAGATGTACATTGCGCCGCCCGACCGACACCTGATCGTTGTGCCCGGCGAAATACTGCGACTCGACGCTGGGCCCAAACTGCACCGCGTACGGCCAGCCGCGGACCGACTGTTCGAGTCCGCAGCCGAATGCTATGGCCCGCGAGTGGCTGGAGTGGTTCTGACCGGTTGCGGCAGCGATGGGACGCTTGGCCTTAGAAAGATCAGGCTCGCCGGCGGTATCGGGATAGTCCAGCACCCCGCACAGGCTGAGGCGCCGGGAATGCCGATGAGCGCTCTGGATGGCGACGATCCGAAGTTTTCGTTGTCGCTGGAAGAGCTGGGACCACTGCTCAAGCAGCTGGCGGAACACGGAAAGCATATCTGGAACTGA
- a CDS encoding CinA family protein has protein sequence MNIPRQVVSFLGSRGKKLATAESCTAGEIASLLASVPGSGTCLDVGFIAYSPTGKAGFLGVRQKTMDEHGLTSEAVAREMAEGALRQEGCCADIAVSNTGVADGAPAGGPAPGTQCFAWSFRTDDGELTTFCETRQFAGGRNEVRHAAAIHALSRIEHYFNLLPVRGRRARMHARAGET, from the coding sequence ATGAATATCCCTCGACAGGTGGTCTCTTTTCTTGGCTCTCGCGGCAAGAAGCTTGCAACGGCCGAATCATGCACGGCGGGCGAGATCGCCTCGCTTCTCGCCTCTGTACCCGGCAGCGGGACCTGTCTGGACGTTGGCTTTATTGCTTACTCACCAACCGGTAAGGCGGGCTTTCTCGGTGTCCGTCAGAAAACGATGGATGAGCATGGCCTGACGAGCGAGGCAGTAGCCCGCGAGATGGCTGAAGGTGCGTTGCGCCAGGAAGGGTGCTGCGCAGACATCGCCGTATCGAACACTGGTGTCGCGGACGGTGCGCCAGCTGGGGGACCCGCACCAGGAACCCAGTGCTTTGCCTGGTCCTTCAGGACAGACGACGGCGAACTGACAACCTTCTGTGAGACACGTCAATTCGCGGGAGGTCGCAACGAAGTTCGCCACGCAGCCGCGATTCACGCGCTGTCGCGTATTGAACACTATTTCAATCTTCTTCCAGTGAGAGGCAGGCGCGCCCGGATGCATGCTCGAGCGGGCGAAACATAA
- a CDS encoding ferritin-like domain-containing protein, producing MTAKTVHDLFVHSLSDIYSAEKQMTKALPKLARAATHSELSGAFTTHLEETQGQIERIDQVVEACGIRLKRVKCVAMEGLIEEGQEQIDEIESGPVLDAALIAAAQKVEHYEIAAYGSVIALAKQLGETHAVTLLLQTLKEEKATDEKLSLLAEEKIAAEALGK from the coding sequence ATGACCGCAAAAACTGTCCATGATCTTTTTGTCCATTCGCTTTCCGATATTTACAGCGCGGAAAAGCAGATGACAAAGGCTTTGCCGAAGCTTGCCCGAGCCGCGACCCATTCCGAACTGAGCGGCGCGTTCACGACGCACCTCGAAGAAACGCAAGGGCAGATCGAGCGCATCGATCAGGTGGTGGAGGCCTGCGGAATTCGCCTCAAGCGGGTGAAATGCGTTGCAATGGAGGGACTCATCGAGGAGGGACAGGAGCAGATCGACGAGATTGAAAGTGGACCGGTCCTCGACGCTGCGCTTATCGCCGCGGCACAGAAGGTCGAGCATTACGAGATTGCAGCCTACGGATCGGTCATCGCGCTCGCGAAGCAACTGGGAGAAACGCACGCGGTGACGCTTCTGCTGCAGACGCTGAAGGAAGAAAAGGCTACCGACGAAAAGCTGTCGCTGCTCGCAGAAGAAAAGATCGCGGCGGAAGCGTTGGGCAAGTAG
- a CDS encoding YihY/virulence factor BrkB family protein: MKTGQIDSSAGRASRLLNIMRESVSRFLADRCPMMGASIGFYSAFSLAPTLLIVLAIVGWFFGAEVGKGRFFGQVKAIMGADAASAMQSIVEHAHRAQGGGIAAALSGVLLIVGASATFSSLNTALDVVFRAKPTKGIAGVALLVRTRVLSFALLMGLGFLLVVSLVLDAAVQSLGSAIFGNSTLSIVAAVVQSVLGLTVLTVGLSALIKWLPDTRVEIRHAAAGGLVAAVLFTIGRHLFGLYLVHAGTAGAFGAAGSLAVLMMWLYFCAAVFLFGAEVAAAAEDKGRATEARSGPARLKQ; this comes from the coding sequence ATGAAAACCGGACAGATCGACTCTAGCGCTGGCCGTGCCTCGCGTTTGTTGAACATCATGCGTGAATCCGTCAGCCGTTTTCTGGCGGACCGGTGCCCAATGATGGGCGCGAGCATCGGTTTCTACTCCGCGTTCTCGCTTGCGCCGACGCTGCTTATCGTGCTCGCTATCGTTGGATGGTTCTTCGGCGCGGAGGTGGGGAAGGGGCGCTTCTTTGGTCAGGTCAAAGCAATCATGGGTGCCGACGCCGCGAGCGCGATGCAGTCGATCGTCGAGCACGCCCACCGTGCTCAGGGCGGTGGCATTGCCGCAGCGCTTTCCGGCGTGCTACTCATCGTGGGTGCATCGGCGACATTCTCATCACTGAATACTGCGCTCGATGTGGTGTTTCGCGCCAAGCCGACGAAGGGCATTGCTGGCGTTGCCTTGCTCGTGCGAACCCGTGTACTTTCGTTCGCGCTCCTGATGGGGCTGGGCTTCCTTCTCGTAGTGTCGCTCGTGCTAGACGCCGCAGTCCAGTCATTGGGCAGTGCGATTTTCGGTAACAGCACACTGTCTATCGTGGCTGCGGTCGTGCAGTCGGTGCTCGGACTAACGGTTCTGACAGTCGGTCTGTCGGCGCTGATCAAGTGGTTGCCCGACACCAGAGTCGAGATTCGCCACGCGGCAGCCGGCGGTCTGGTCGCAGCCGTGCTATTCACGATCGGCCGCCATCTTTTCGGTCTCTATCTGGTCCACGCGGGCACCGCGGGAGCGTTCGGCGCTGCAGGCTCGCTGGCCGTTCTGATGATGTGGCTGTATTTCTGCGCGGCAGTGTTCCTGTTTGGGGCCGAGGTAGCTGCGGCAGCGGAAGATAAGGGGCGGGCGACTGAAGCACGGTCTGGACCGGCGCGACTGAAACAGTGA